In Capillimicrobium parvum, a genomic segment contains:
- a CDS encoding phosphotriesterase family protein — MSRVNTVLGPIPTEELGFVAVHEHIGYGMPGCELDTKWWKTPEERYEETVPKLRRFHEYGGGTFVDATGICNGRDVDYYKSLAARTGVHIVACTGFVGGDTALAFFARASVEYLTRQFVHEITVGIGDTGSKAGIIKVGVSRGFRMTDLDKRIYRAAARAAVTTGVPIFTHLAVDSEPAIDIFREEGLSLDRVLFGHADDGVSQGKVRDTEIADQGGRIGFDTFGYDLELPDPPFWGRPRKERLDHLLRFIRGGYLDRVLASADANCSPLGWPGVKGHTVNYLFEELIPDLREAGIDEATITTLFVDNPASFLTIQS; from the coding sequence GTGTCGAGAGTGAACACCGTCCTGGGGCCCATCCCGACCGAGGAGCTCGGGTTCGTGGCGGTCCACGAGCACATCGGGTACGGCATGCCCGGCTGCGAGCTGGACACGAAGTGGTGGAAGACGCCGGAGGAGCGCTACGAGGAGACCGTCCCGAAGCTGCGCCGGTTCCACGAGTACGGGGGCGGGACCTTCGTCGATGCCACCGGCATCTGCAACGGCCGCGACGTCGACTACTACAAGTCGCTGGCGGCCAGGACCGGTGTGCACATCGTCGCCTGCACCGGGTTCGTCGGCGGCGACACCGCGCTTGCGTTCTTCGCCCGGGCGAGCGTCGAGTACCTGACCCGGCAGTTCGTCCACGAGATCACCGTCGGCATCGGCGACACCGGCAGCAAGGCGGGCATCATCAAGGTGGGCGTCAGTCGCGGCTTTCGCATGACGGACCTCGACAAGCGCATCTACCGGGCCGCCGCCCGCGCCGCGGTCACCACGGGCGTGCCCATCTTCACGCACCTCGCCGTCGACTCGGAGCCGGCGATCGACATCTTCCGCGAGGAGGGCCTCTCGCTCGACCGGGTCCTCTTCGGGCACGCCGACGATGGCGTGAGCCAGGGGAAGGTGCGTGACACCGAGATCGCCGACCAGGGCGGCCGGATCGGCTTCGACACCTTCGGCTACGACCTCGAGCTGCCCGACCCGCCGTTCTGGGGGCGCCCGCGCAAGGAGCGGCTCGATCACCTCCTGCGCTTCATCCGCGGTGGCTATCTCGATCGGGTGCTGGCCTCGGCCGACGCCAACTGCAGCCCGCTGGGGTGGCCGGGCGTCAAGGGGCACACCGTGAACTACCTCTTCGAGGAGCTCATCCCCGACCTGCGAGAGGCCGGGATCGACGAGGCGACGATCACCACGCTGTTCGTCGACAACCCGGCCAGCTTCCTCACGATCCAGAGCTAA
- a CDS encoding FAD-dependent oxidoreductase: MHPSDLKDLKVAVVGGGYGGAAAAAALRNIGVGDVHVYERAAAVREVGAGIGLRPATVELFRKWGIYEAIAAVTSPSDSFEILTATGHVLHREEWPASEHETKTRFVHRDDFINAFLDVLPAGMLHIGRRVTGIEDGTERATVVFADGASVTADLVIGADGIRSLVRQQLFSDVPPVFSESHAYRAVISADDTYGMTIDDNLRLYIGDNGTTIYFLPLRHRNQVSFDITAPSADASWSPEITKADLMRLVEGFDERLQSITRDLDMDLVTSRAVYDIDPIDTWHTDCVALLGDAAHAMLHHQGQGANSAITDAGALADALVKADSVKAALVEYQAVRKPVTDELQRISRLGWDAGAVETAFPGQKGAE, translated from the coding sequence ATGCACCCCTCAGACCTGAAGGACCTGAAGGTCGCCGTCGTGGGCGGCGGGTACGGCGGCGCCGCCGCCGCCGCGGCGCTGCGCAACATCGGCGTGGGCGACGTCCACGTGTACGAACGGGCGGCCGCGGTTCGCGAGGTCGGCGCCGGCATCGGCCTGCGTCCGGCGACGGTGGAGCTGTTCCGCAAGTGGGGCATCTACGAGGCGATCGCCGCGGTGACCTCGCCCAGCGACTCCTTCGAGATCCTCACCGCCACCGGCCACGTCCTCCACCGCGAGGAATGGCCTGCCTCCGAGCACGAGACCAAGACCCGCTTCGTCCACCGCGACGACTTCATCAACGCGTTCCTCGACGTCCTGCCCGCGGGCATGCTGCACATCGGCCGGCGGGTGACCGGCATCGAGGACGGCACGGAGCGCGCGACGGTGGTCTTCGCCGATGGGGCGTCGGTGACCGCGGATCTCGTGATCGGGGCGGACGGCATCCGCTCGCTCGTGCGCCAGCAGCTGTTCTCCGACGTTCCCCCCGTGTTCTCGGAATCCCACGCCTACCGGGCGGTGATCTCCGCCGACGACACCTACGGTATGACGATCGACGACAACCTACGCCTCTACATCGGCGACAACGGCACGACGATCTACTTCCTGCCCCTGCGCCACCGCAACCAGGTGTCCTTCGACATCACGGCACCCTCCGCCGATGCATCCTGGTCCCCCGAGATCACCAAGGCCGACCTCATGCGGCTGGTCGAGGGCTTCGACGAGCGGCTGCAGAGCATCACGCGTGACCTGGACATGGACCTGGTCACGAGCCGGGCGGTGTACGACATCGACCCGATCGACACCTGGCACACGGACTGCGTCGCCCTGCTCGGCGATGCGGCGCACGCGATGCTCCACCATCAGGGCCAGGGCGCGAACTCGGCCATCACCGACGCCGGCGCCCTGGCTGACGCCCTGGTCAAGGCGGACTCGGTCAAGGCGGCGCTGGTCGAGTACCAGGCGGTCCGCAAGCCGGTGACCGACGAGCTGCAGCGCATCTCCCGGCTGGGCTGGGACGCCGGAGCCGTCGAGACGGCGTTCCCCGGCCAGAAGGGTGCGGAGTAG
- a CDS encoding alpha/beta hydrolase, producing MPLHPEVARVVVTMPAPPDELDPVAMRADQEAHVPPLDERLPLAAVQDATAGDVPVRIYTPTGADGWLVYIHGGAFFLGSLDTHDHVARSLAEATGATVVSVGYRLAPEAPYPAGLDDCYAVVRWMAEHGRTMAIAGDSSGANFVAAVAAMAHDDDLDAITDQILYYPSLDLDFDPDRYASLRENAVGYGLETVGLKPFNAFYVDSGADPADPLVSPIKRADLTGLPRALVVTAEYDPMRDEGELYARRLSEAGVDVVLSRYAGAGHGFVEHFSWIPEFHRVFEETRDFLDRTSTP from the coding sequence ATGCCCCTGCACCCTGAAGTCGCCCGGGTCGTCGTCACGATGCCCGCACCGCCCGACGAGCTTGACCCGGTGGCGATGCGCGCCGACCAGGAGGCACACGTGCCGCCCCTCGACGAGCGCCTCCCGCTGGCCGCGGTGCAGGACGCGACCGCGGGTGACGTGCCGGTGCGGATCTACACGCCGACCGGCGCCGACGGCTGGCTCGTGTACATCCACGGCGGCGCGTTCTTCCTCGGCAGCCTCGACACCCACGACCATGTCGCTCGATCGCTGGCCGAGGCGACCGGGGCCACGGTGGTCTCCGTCGGCTATCGCCTGGCGCCGGAGGCGCCATACCCGGCGGGTCTCGACGACTGCTACGCCGTGGTCCGGTGGATGGCCGAGCACGGCAGGACGATGGCGATCGCCGGCGACAGCTCGGGCGCGAACTTCGTCGCCGCCGTCGCCGCGATGGCGCACGACGACGACCTCGACGCCATCACCGATCAGATCCTCTACTACCCCTCACTCGACCTGGACTTCGACCCGGACCGCTACGCCTCCCTGCGCGAGAACGCCGTCGGCTACGGGCTGGAGACCGTGGGGCTGAAGCCCTTCAACGCCTTCTACGTCGACAGCGGCGCGGACCCGGCGGATCCGCTCGTCTCCCCCATCAAGCGCGCAGACCTGACCGGGCTGCCGCGCGCCCTCGTCGTGACCGCCGAATATGACCCCATGCGCGACGAGGGGGAGCTGTACGCGCGACGGCTGAGCGAGGCCGGCGTGGATGTCGTGCTCAGCCGGTACGCCGGCGCCGGCCACGGCTTCGTCGAGCACTTCTCCTGGATCCCCGAGTTCCACCGGGTCTTCGAGGAGACGCGCGACTTCCTCGATCGGACGAGCACACCATGA
- a CDS encoding MBL fold metallo-hydrolase, which produces MTQPASIHPLPARWGDFTLGSYFIAAPEPAIVDTGIASTPAEVIAPRLEELGHRVEDVRWILLTHGHIDHVGGAHALWELTGRRAQVVIHEADAPFLRSRRAHVDEYVGGRQRYLRDPNGVAQLTRATEAVISGEMEPSVVLTGGETLSLGGEVSVSVHHVPGHTAGAVAYVVDGSNDVFVGDAVEINGGNGFPTYEDPVGYRAGLEHLRDVVRPNRMFLGHPFVGRDGVPYSIELDREAAQRALQESLDIEARIAGLAARCLADGLQETDSVYSPFALVAEELGYERDPSLEPSPFFTTLHGYRQAARA; this is translated from the coding sequence ATGACGCAGCCGGCGAGCATCCATCCGCTGCCCGCGCGGTGGGGCGACTTCACGCTGGGCAGCTACTTCATCGCCGCGCCCGAGCCGGCCATCGTCGACACCGGGATCGCCTCGACGCCGGCCGAGGTGATCGCTCCTCGGCTCGAGGAGCTCGGGCACCGGGTCGAGGACGTCCGCTGGATCCTGCTGACGCACGGCCACATCGACCATGTCGGCGGCGCCCATGCGCTCTGGGAGCTCACGGGTCGCCGCGCGCAGGTCGTGATCCACGAGGCCGATGCGCCGTTCCTGCGTTCGCGCCGGGCGCATGTCGACGAGTACGTCGGCGGCCGTCAGCGCTATCTGCGGGATCCGAACGGCGTCGCGCAGCTGACGCGGGCCACCGAGGCGGTGATATCGGGAGAGATGGAGCCATCCGTGGTCCTGACGGGAGGCGAGACGCTCTCCCTCGGCGGGGAGGTGTCGGTCTCGGTCCACCATGTGCCGGGTCACACGGCGGGAGCGGTCGCGTACGTCGTCGACGGCTCCAACGACGTGTTCGTCGGCGACGCCGTGGAGATCAACGGCGGCAACGGCTTTCCGACCTACGAGGACCCGGTCGGCTATCGCGCCGGCCTGGAGCACCTGCGCGACGTCGTACGCCCGAACCGCATGTTCCTGGGCCACCCGTTCGTCGGCCGGGACGGGGTGCCCTACAGCATCGAGCTCGACCGCGAGGCGGCGCAGCGGGCGCTGCAGGAGAGCCTGGACATCGAGGCGCGCATCGCCGGGCTTGCAGCGCGCTGTCTGGCCGACGGCCTGCAGGAGACCGACTCGGTCTACTCGCCGTTCGCGCTGGTCGCCGAAGAGCTCGGCTACGAGCGCGATCCGAGCCTGGAGCCGTCGCCGTTCTTCACCACGCTGCACGGCTATCGGCAGGCGGCTCGCGCATGA
- a CDS encoding CocE/NonD family hydrolase, which produces MTEITIRKDLQVAMRDGVMLAVDVYQGTEDKPRPALVAMSPYGKDLQAQSLELPPQRRPSPLWDGCLEAGDIARIVAEDYAHVIADLRGSGASGGEMVGNYNAGGVPLGQDAYDLIEWVAQQPWCDGNVGMVGVSYFASMQVFAAAERPPHLKAIFVSGGHYDFYETTYHGGIMWFMPRAAREGRGGDSGIAVADVRSRMLAEYSAEEVAQRVAARLADPDVKRWPTLEHVLRYPKNRELWFDIVLNELDGDWYEERNPITLARNIDIPVYVQINWGRGWTVDGSIELFKTLKGPKKLDLLPYPPMQERPFHEVHGDMFRWYDHWLKGVENGVMDEPAVSIFVEGTRERVTVDDWPPQGVEHRPLYLRPRRKLSATPEPLDTEWAAPDGFYQAPLTVTDKVEMLTWSTEPFEATTQMVGTGAAHLFVEIDTDDTNLILRLWDEAPGGGRQLVTTGYLKASHRELDDRTTEGNPYHPHTRAVPVEPGRVEEYVVRLYPFANAFRPDHRLVVELSCNEPLVDAHNSLLPPEAMHLPSGRATGHKIYRDATHHSRLVLPFTTD; this is translated from the coding sequence ATGACGGAGATCACGATTCGCAAGGACCTACAGGTCGCGATGCGCGACGGGGTCATGCTCGCGGTCGACGTCTACCAGGGAACCGAGGACAAGCCGCGGCCTGCGCTCGTCGCGATGAGCCCCTACGGCAAGGACCTCCAGGCGCAGTCGCTCGAGCTCCCGCCGCAGCGGCGTCCCAGCCCGCTGTGGGACGGCTGCCTCGAGGCCGGGGACATCGCGCGCATCGTCGCCGAGGACTACGCCCACGTGATCGCCGATCTGCGCGGGTCCGGCGCGTCCGGCGGCGAGATGGTCGGCAACTACAACGCCGGCGGCGTCCCGCTCGGCCAGGACGCCTACGACCTCATCGAATGGGTCGCGCAGCAGCCGTGGTGCGACGGCAACGTCGGCATGGTCGGGGTCTCCTACTTCGCCTCCATGCAGGTGTTCGCCGCCGCCGAGCGGCCCCCGCATCTGAAGGCGATCTTCGTGAGCGGCGGCCACTACGACTTCTACGAGACCACCTACCACGGCGGCATCATGTGGTTCATGCCGCGCGCCGCCCGAGAGGGCCGCGGCGGCGACTCCGGCATCGCCGTCGCGGACGTCAGGTCGCGCATGCTCGCGGAGTACTCGGCGGAGGAGGTCGCGCAGCGCGTGGCGGCACGGCTCGCCGACCCCGACGTCAAGCGGTGGCCGACCCTGGAGCACGTCCTGCGGTACCCGAAGAACCGCGAGCTGTGGTTCGACATCGTCCTCAACGAGCTCGACGGCGACTGGTACGAGGAGCGCAACCCCATCACGCTCGCCCGGAACATCGACATCCCCGTCTATGTGCAGATCAACTGGGGTCGCGGCTGGACGGTCGACGGCAGCATCGAGCTCTTCAAGACGCTCAAGGGCCCGAAGAAGCTCGACCTGCTGCCCTACCCGCCGATGCAGGAGCGCCCGTTTCACGAGGTCCACGGCGACATGTTCCGCTGGTACGACCACTGGCTGAAGGGCGTCGAGAACGGCGTGATGGACGAGCCGGCCGTCAGCATCTTCGTCGAGGGCACGCGCGAGCGGGTGACCGTCGACGACTGGCCGCCCCAGGGGGTCGAGCATCGGCCGCTGTACCTGCGTCCCCGGCGCAAGCTGTCGGCGACGCCCGAACCGCTGGACACCGAGTGGGCCGCCCCGGACGGCTTCTACCAGGCGCCCCTGACCGTGACGGACAAGGTGGAGATGCTGACGTGGTCCACCGAGCCGTTCGAGGCGACGACGCAGATGGTCGGCACCGGCGCCGCCCATCTCTTCGTGGAGATCGACACCGACGACACGAATCTCATCCTGCGTCTGTGGGACGAGGCTCCGGGCGGCGGTCGTCAGCTCGTCACGACCGGCTACCTCAAGGCATCGCATCGCGAGCTCGACGACCGCACCACGGAGGGCAACCCCTACCACCCGCACACCCGTGCCGTGCCGGTCGAGCCCGGGCGCGTCGAGGAGTACGTGGTCCGGCTGTATCCGTTCGCCAACGCCTTCCGACCGGACCATCGCCTCGTGGTCGAGTTGTCGTGCAACGAGCCGCTGGTCGACGCCCACAACTCGCTGCTGCCCCCCGAGGCGATGCACCTGCCGTCCGGGCGCGCGACGGGCCACAAGATCTACCGCGATGCGACGCACCATTCGCGGCTCGTGCTGCCCTTCACGACCGACTGA
- the rny gene encoding ribonuclease Y translates to MEILIAAIVLAVGFVAAAALVARGRGAAAPPLARAEASAERAEAAAEDAQRQSSAAEELARQARDLERRTLELDKRVSEVDADRAQLSEARERLGRDRALLQRELERVSGLSASQAKTLLLREIEEEARHAHAKLLRSIEEETKREAERRVRSILSIAMQRLAASHAAETTVSVVQLTSDDMKGRIIGREGRNIRALENLTGVDFIIDDTPNAVVLSGFDGVRREIARMTLERLLQDGRIHPARIEETYYQAKSELESHMLEEGEAAVLEANVGGLDPELVKMLGRLKFRTSYGQNVLAHSVETAHLAALMADELGASAKTARRAALLHDIGKAVSHEVEGPHALVGGELARRHSESEAVAHAMEAHHNEVEPQTVEAVIVQAADALSGARPGARGESLEQYVKRLRDLEQIATRHPGVDKVYAMQAGREIRIMVQPGAIDDDAAVVLSHEIAREIEKELEYPGQIKVTVIRESRAIEYAR, encoded by the coding sequence ATGGAGATACTGATTGCGGCCATCGTGCTCGCCGTGGGCTTCGTCGCCGCGGCCGCGCTGGTGGCACGTGGGCGGGGGGCAGCTGCGCCACCTCTCGCGCGCGCCGAGGCGTCGGCCGAGCGCGCCGAGGCGGCCGCCGAGGACGCTCAGCGGCAGAGCTCCGCGGCCGAGGAGCTCGCCCGCCAGGCGCGCGACCTCGAGCGCCGGACGCTCGAGCTCGACAAGCGCGTCAGCGAGGTCGATGCCGACCGCGCGCAGCTCAGCGAGGCCCGCGAGCGGCTCGGACGCGACCGCGCGCTGCTGCAGCGCGAGCTCGAGCGCGTCTCCGGGCTCAGCGCCTCCCAGGCCAAGACCCTCCTGCTGCGCGAGATCGAGGAGGAGGCGCGCCACGCGCACGCCAAGCTGCTGCGTTCCATCGAGGAGGAGACCAAGCGCGAGGCCGAGCGCCGCGTCCGCTCGATCCTCTCGATCGCGATGCAGCGGCTCGCCGCGAGCCACGCCGCCGAGACCACGGTCTCCGTCGTCCAGCTGACCTCCGACGACATGAAGGGGCGCATCATCGGCCGTGAGGGCCGCAACATCCGCGCGCTCGAGAACCTCACCGGCGTCGATTTCATCATCGACGACACACCCAACGCGGTCGTGCTCTCCGGATTCGACGGGGTCCGCCGCGAGATCGCCCGCATGACCCTCGAGCGCCTCCTGCAGGACGGGCGCATCCATCCCGCCCGCATCGAGGAGACCTACTACCAGGCGAAGTCCGAGCTCGAGAGCCACATGCTCGAGGAGGGCGAGGCCGCCGTCCTCGAGGCCAACGTCGGCGGGCTCGATCCCGAGCTCGTGAAGATGCTCGGCCGCCTCAAGTTCCGCACGAGCTACGGCCAGAACGTGCTCGCCCACTCGGTCGAGACGGCGCATCTCGCCGCGCTCATGGCCGACGAGCTCGGCGCCAGCGCGAAGACCGCCCGCCGCGCGGCGCTCCTGCACGACATCGGCAAGGCCGTCTCCCACGAGGTCGAGGGGCCGCACGCGCTCGTCGGGGGCGAGCTCGCCCGCCGCCACTCCGAGTCGGAGGCCGTCGCCCACGCAATGGAGGCGCATCACAACGAGGTCGAGCCCCAGACCGTCGAAGCGGTGATCGTCCAGGCCGCCGACGCGCTCTCGGGCGCCCGCCCGGGTGCGCGCGGCGAGTCGCTGGAGCAGTACGTGAAGCGCCTGCGCGACCTCGAGCAGATCGCGACCCGGCACCCCGGCGTCGACAAGGTCTACGCGATGCAGGCCGGCCGCGAGATCCGCATCATGGTCCAGCCGGGAGCGATCGACGACGACGCCGCGGTGGTGCTCTCCCACGAGATCGCCCGCGAGATCGAGAAGGAGCTCGAGTACCCCGGCCAGATCAAGGTGACCGTCATCCGGGAGTCACGGGCGATCGAGTACGCCCGCTGA
- a CDS encoding LLM class flavin-dependent oxidoreductase, translating into MKIRFAVAPGSGPLDGEELARFGDAVETSGFDGIWLSDLPLAPVLDPLLGLAVLAGRTRRCHLGANVVPLGRNPFLLAKELAQLDRLTGGRLLLSFVPGLGSPEERETLGVEGADRGAILEEALGLVRAWWAGDVVDHRSPRWSFSTVAAAARPVQDPLEVWLGGRAGTSLDRAGRIADGWLGSTLTPDEAERARRRIQRAASRAERRFDPEHFGLSIGYARADPDPSALARLRVLRDDLDPRELLPVGAQELRSSIERHIDAGLSKFVLRPTDAVASWDEEVAWLAAAILDLQT; encoded by the coding sequence ATGAAGATCCGCTTCGCCGTCGCTCCTGGTTCAGGTCCGCTGGACGGCGAGGAGCTCGCCCGCTTCGGCGATGCGGTCGAGACGAGCGGCTTCGACGGCATCTGGCTGTCGGACCTTCCACTCGCTCCGGTTCTCGATCCGCTCCTCGGGCTCGCCGTGCTCGCTGGGCGGACCCGGCGCTGCCACCTCGGCGCGAACGTCGTCCCGCTCGGCCGCAACCCGTTCCTCCTGGCCAAGGAGCTCGCACAGCTCGACCGGCTCACCGGCGGCCGTCTGCTCCTGAGCTTCGTGCCCGGCCTGGGCTCGCCGGAGGAACGCGAGACGCTCGGCGTCGAGGGCGCCGATCGCGGCGCGATCCTCGAGGAGGCGCTCGGGCTCGTGCGCGCCTGGTGGGCCGGCGATGTGGTCGACCACCGTTCGCCTCGGTGGTCGTTCAGCACTGTGGCCGCGGCAGCCCGGCCGGTGCAGGATCCTCTGGAGGTCTGGCTCGGCGGGCGGGCGGGCACGTCCTTGGACCGTGCCGGGCGCATCGCGGACGGGTGGCTCGGGTCGACGCTCACCCCCGACGAGGCCGAGCGTGCGCGTCGCCGGATCCAGCGCGCGGCCAGCCGCGCCGAACGCCGGTTCGATCCCGAGCACTTCGGGTTGAGCATCGGCTACGCCCGAGCCGATCCGGATCCATCGGCTCTGGCCCGGCTCCGCGTCCTGCGCGACGATCTCGACCCTCGGGAGCTGCTGCCCGTGGGCGCGCAGGAGCTCCGCTCATCGATCGAGCGCCACATCGACGCCGGCTTGTCGAAGTTCGTGCTGCGCCCGACGGACGCCGTGGCGTCATGGGACGAGGAGGTCGCATGGCTCGCCGCCGCGATCCTCGACCTGCAGACCTGA
- a CDS encoding regulatory protein RecX: MTLAWGGVGGSPLSDLADLSAMGEVTAVSAPDSDPAVRRQRALDAAYRYLARRDRTVLEMRRHLEGRRVEPDAIEQAVAELCEQGYLDDARYARTFAEDRRALDGWGPDRIGRRLTQMGVDREAVEAALAARGVEDELAAAVEVLRQKLRAAPGDDRGRERALGLLARRGYSLDLAYDAVRAFEREA, translated from the coding sequence TTGACCCTCGCGTGGGGCGGCGTCGGCGGTTCGCCTCTGAGCGACCTCGCCGACCTGTCCGCGATGGGCGAGGTGACCGCCGTGTCCGCTCCCGACTCCGATCCCGCCGTCCGGCGCCAGCGGGCGCTGGACGCCGCGTACCGCTACCTGGCCCGTCGCGACCGGACCGTCCTGGAGATGCGCCGCCATCTCGAGGGGCGGCGCGTCGAGCCCGACGCGATCGAGCAGGCCGTGGCGGAGCTGTGCGAGCAGGGCTACCTCGACGATGCGCGCTACGCGCGCACGTTCGCGGAGGACCGGCGGGCGCTGGACGGGTGGGGACCTGACCGCATCGGCCGCCGGCTCACGCAGATGGGCGTCGACCGCGAGGCCGTCGAGGCGGCGCTCGCCGCGCGCGGGGTCGAGGATGAGCTGGCCGCCGCCGTGGAGGTGCTGCGCCAGAAGCTGCGCGCGGCGCCCGGCGACGACCGGGGCCGTGAGCGCGCGCTGGGCCTGCTCGCCCGCCGCGGGTACAGCCTCGACCTGGCCTACGACGCGGTCCGCGCGTTCGAGCGCGAGGCCTGA
- the recA gene encoding recombinase RecA, with protein sequence MSVTDQEKAAKARDAALQGALAQIERQFGKGSVMRMGDEGARVKVDAVPTGALSLDLALGIGGVPRGRIVEVFGPESSGKTTLMYHILAEAQKLGGVCAFIDAEHAMDPLYAQRIGLDIDELLVSQPDYGEQALEIADMLVRSSAVDVIAIDSVAALTPRAELEGQMGDQTVGLQARMMSQAMRKLAGNLNRTQTMCLFTNQIREKVGVMFGSPETQPGGRALKFYASQRLDIRRIETLKDGTEAVGNRVRVKVVKNKVAPPFRQAEFDIEFGKGISTSGCILDLGLEHDIVSKSGSFFSYNGERLGQGRNNAKGFLDEHPEVAQEIEAKIYAAEGIDPNGVAPLDADQDVAPEMPALEEEALA encoded by the coding sequence ATGAGCGTCACCGACCAGGAGAAGGCCGCGAAGGCCCGCGATGCCGCGCTCCAGGGAGCGCTTGCGCAGATCGAGCGCCAGTTCGGCAAGGGGTCGGTCATGCGCATGGGCGACGAGGGTGCGCGGGTGAAGGTCGACGCCGTTCCGACCGGCGCGCTGTCGCTCGATCTCGCGCTGGGCATCGGCGGCGTGCCCCGCGGGCGCATCGTCGAGGTCTTCGGCCCGGAGTCATCCGGCAAGACCACGCTGATGTACCACATCCTCGCCGAGGCGCAGAAGCTCGGCGGCGTGTGCGCGTTCATCGACGCCGAGCACGCGATGGATCCGCTGTACGCGCAGCGGATCGGGCTCGACATCGACGAGCTGCTGGTCTCGCAGCCGGACTACGGCGAGCAGGCGCTCGAGATCGCCGACATGCTCGTGCGCTCCAGCGCGGTCGACGTCATCGCGATCGACTCGGTGGCCGCGCTGACGCCACGGGCGGAGCTCGAGGGGCAGATGGGCGACCAGACCGTCGGCCTGCAGGCGCGGATGATGAGCCAGGCGATGCGCAAGCTCGCCGGCAACCTGAACCGCACGCAGACCATGTGCCTGTTCACGAACCAGATCCGCGAGAAGGTCGGCGTGATGTTCGGCTCGCCGGAGACGCAGCCGGGCGGTCGCGCCCTGAAGTTCTACGCGTCGCAGCGCCTGGACATCCGGCGCATCGAGACGTTGAAGGACGGCACCGAGGCGGTGGGCAACCGCGTCCGGGTGAAGGTCGTCAAGAACAAGGTGGCGCCGCCGTTCCGCCAGGCGGAGTTCGACATCGAGTTCGGCAAGGGCATCTCGACGTCGGGCTGCATCCTCGACCTCGGGCTCGAGCACGACATCGTCAGCAAGTCGGGCTCGTTCTTCTCCTACAACGGCGAGCGGCTCGGGCAGGGGCGCAACAACGCCAAGGGGTTCCTCGACGAGCACCCCGAGGTGGCGCAGGAGATCGAGGCGAAGATCTACGCGGCCGAGGGCATCGACCCCAATGGCGTGGCGCCGCTCGACGCCGATCAGGACGTGGCGCCCGAGATGCCGGCGCTCGAGGAAGAGGCCCTGGCTTGA
- the thpR gene encoding RNA 2',3'-cyclic phosphodiesterase, with the protein MRCFVAAELPEAVRVALVAWAPRDDALRVLDPESLHLTLAFLGERSDEEVAAVSALLGPLARPVRALSLGGVLWLPRGRPRVLAVEVADGDGALGAMQAGVVAALADAIGFRAEPRPFLAHATVARVRAHGRVSRDRRAAVEAASPPEAGTFAAPALTLLRSRLSPRGARYEPVARTEL; encoded by the coding sequence ATGCGCTGCTTCGTCGCCGCCGAGCTCCCCGAGGCCGTGCGGGTCGCCCTCGTGGCGTGGGCGCCCCGCGACGACGCGCTGCGGGTCCTCGATCCCGAGTCCCTGCACCTGACGCTGGCGTTCCTCGGCGAGCGCTCGGACGAGGAGGTCGCGGCGGTGTCGGCGCTGCTGGGCCCGCTCGCCCGGCCGGTGCGCGCGCTGTCCCTGGGCGGCGTGCTGTGGCTGCCGCGCGGCCGGCCGCGTGTGCTCGCCGTCGAGGTGGCCGACGGCGACGGCGCGCTGGGCGCGATGCAGGCCGGCGTGGTCGCGGCGCTGGCGGACGCGATCGGCTTCCGGGCGGAACCGCGGCCGTTCCTGGCGCACGCGACGGTCGCTCGCGTACGCGCGCATGGACGCGTGAGCCGGGACCGCCGCGCGGCGGTCGAGGCGGCGAGCCCGCCGGAGGCCGGGACCTTCGCCGCGCCGGCGCTCACGCTCTTGCGCTCGCGGCTGTCGCCGCGCGGCGCGCGCTACGAGCCCGTGGCGCGCACAGAGCTGTGA